One genomic window of Polyangiaceae bacterium includes the following:
- a CDS encoding protein kinase family protein, translating into MSGGILRSPRGWTYLLGSLLGDGAYGAVFECVGPFDQSFALKIFQPQNRPYQEVRTEWLREAERLFRLRHPNIVYVFDYFEQGGYFVLVLERCDHTLDSMLTQPFTDRLVVEIMRQLLFAIQYLADNEIVHNDLHAGNVLMVQGERLACKLSDLGIAQEMYGQYAVRPDVVHHRIMAPEVLAGGYTTKQSDLYQLGLLLYQMHTGHQALDFSVGYDGIVEQIRQGAPRAKAEALGTPLGDIASVMLRRTEQYRYTSAGQVWEDLRRLDVWRRPGGTLPPED; encoded by the coding sequence ATGAGTGGGGGGATCCTGCGTTCCCCGCGGGGCTGGACCTATTTGCTCGGCAGTCTGCTGGGCGACGGAGCCTACGGCGCGGTCTTCGAGTGCGTCGGCCCCTTCGACCAGTCCTTCGCGCTGAAGATCTTCCAGCCCCAGAACCGGCCCTATCAAGAGGTGCGGACCGAGTGGTTGCGCGAGGCGGAGCGCCTGTTTCGGCTGCGTCACCCCAACATCGTCTACGTCTTCGACTATTTCGAACAGGGCGGCTACTTCGTCCTCGTGCTCGAGCGGTGCGACCACACCCTGGACAGCATGCTGACGCAACCCTTCACGGATCGCCTGGTGGTGGAGATCATGCGCCAGCTACTGTTCGCGATTCAGTATTTGGCGGACAACGAGATCGTGCACAACGACTTGCATGCCGGCAACGTGCTGATGGTCCAAGGCGAGCGACTGGCCTGCAAGCTCAGTGATCTGGGCATCGCCCAAGAGATGTACGGCCAGTACGCCGTGCGCCCCGATGTCGTTCACCACCGCATCATGGCACCGGAAGTGCTCGCGGGGGGCTACACCACGAAACAGAGCGATCTCTACCAACTCGGGCTGCTGCTCTACCAAATGCACACCGGCCACCAAGCCCTGGATTTCTCCGTGGGCTACGACGGGATCGTGGAGCAAATTCGCCAGGGTGCTCCCCGGGCGAAGGCCGAGGCCTTGGGCACGCCGCTAGGCGACATCGCTAGTGTGATGCTGCGCCGCACGGAGCAGTACCGCTACACCTCCGCCGGACAGGTCTGGGAAGATCTGCGTCGGCTCGACGTGTGGCGACGTCCGGGTGGCACCTTGCCACCCGAGGACTGA
- a CDS encoding GGDEF domain-containing protein, with amino-acid sequence MSSRDGRLSDFPDGVEIEGDRTAVIKLRDLNPSLLPSSPDRHMLVRMDSASVGKLHTLEGPELRLGRHASCHVVLEDDGVSRRHARLVREGSHYVLEDLGSANGTFVAGNRIERQQLADGDVFQLGPNVLFRYTFTDASQERMMQQLYDASVKDALTGCYNREHFDERLRAEVAYANRHSTIVSLVLFDLDHFKQINDNYGHQAGDAVLVAVTRSVQHELRTEDLLARYGGEEFAVVLRGIDLRGAGALAERLRARVAAAPVVFEQHQIPVSMSLGCAGLTCCPEVSTKALVAIADRRLYAAKRGGRNRVVAEG; translated from the coding sequence ATGTCGTCGAGAGACGGTCGCCTGAGCGACTTCCCGGATGGGGTTGAGATCGAAGGAGACCGTACGGCGGTCATCAAGCTGCGCGATCTGAATCCGTCGCTGCTACCGAGCAGTCCCGATCGCCACATGCTCGTGCGCATGGACTCCGCCAGCGTCGGCAAGCTGCATACGCTCGAAGGTCCCGAGCTGCGACTGGGTCGACACGCCAGCTGCCACGTCGTGTTGGAGGACGACGGCGTGAGCCGCCGCCACGCGCGCCTGGTCCGCGAGGGAAGTCACTACGTGCTCGAAGACCTCGGAAGTGCCAACGGGACCTTCGTGGCGGGAAACCGCATCGAGCGTCAGCAGCTGGCGGATGGCGACGTCTTCCAACTCGGACCCAACGTGCTGTTCCGCTACACCTTCACCGACGCGAGCCAAGAGCGCATGATGCAGCAGCTCTACGACGCCAGCGTGAAGGACGCGTTGACGGGGTGCTACAACCGGGAACACTTCGACGAACGACTGCGCGCGGAAGTGGCCTACGCCAACCGTCACAGCACGATCGTTTCTCTGGTGCTCTTCGACTTGGACCACTTCAAACAGATCAACGACAACTACGGGCATCAAGCAGGCGACGCCGTGCTCGTGGCCGTGACCCGGTCCGTGCAACACGAGCTTCGAACCGAGGATCTCTTGGCTCGCTACGGCGGCGAAGAGTTCGCGGTCGTGCTGCGCGGAATCGACCTTCGCGGTGCCGGGGCCCTGGCAGAACGCCTGCGGGCTCGCGTGGCCGCGGCCCCCGTGGTGTTCGAACAGCACCAGATCCCGGTTTCGATGAGCCTCGGCTGCGCTGGGCTGACCTGCTGCCCCGAGGTGAGCACCAAAGCGCTGGTCGCCATCGCCGACCGACGTCTCTACGCGGCCAAGCGCGGCGGGCGCAATCGCGTGGTCGCCGAAGGCTGA
- the lat gene encoding L-lysine 6-transaminase — translation MFVRSEVVPAQVHDTLRRHMLVDGYPIVVDMENSTRSWVRDLVTGKEYLDFFSFFASNPIGFNHPSMLDRDCLDRLARVGVTKVSNADYYTTYMAEFVETLSRTAAPKELPHYFFIDGGALAVENAMKVAFDWKVRKNLAAGRPAQGSRVLHLEQAFHGRTGYTMSVTNTDPVKTLHFPKFDWPRIPAPAIHFPRTAESEADLETRERAALAAATRAFDELGHDIAAILLEPIQGEGGDNHFRAQFLQGLRRLADEREAMLIFDEVQTGLGLTGTWWAYEHFDVLPDILCFAKKMQVGGIFVSPRVEEAEGNVFVTPSRINSTWGASLTDMVRCTHILEIIVNEQLLDNASVRGKELLQGLEGIEARHPGIVSNARGRGLMCALDMPSSEARGRVVRQCFDDGMIVLPCGSHSVRFRPTLTVTEDAI, via the coding sequence ATGTTCGTCCGTTCCGAGGTCGTCCCCGCCCAAGTCCACGACACCCTGCGCCGGCACATGCTGGTGGATGGCTACCCCATCGTGGTGGACATGGAAAACAGCACCCGTTCCTGGGTGCGCGACCTAGTCACGGGCAAGGAGTACCTCGACTTCTTCAGCTTCTTCGCCTCGAATCCGATCGGCTTCAATCACCCGAGCATGCTCGACCGGGATTGCCTCGATCGTCTAGCCCGGGTGGGAGTCACCAAGGTCTCCAACGCCGACTACTACACGACCTACATGGCTGAGTTCGTCGAGACCCTGTCCCGCACCGCCGCGCCGAAGGAGCTTCCGCACTACTTCTTCATCGACGGCGGAGCATTGGCCGTGGAGAACGCCATGAAGGTGGCCTTCGACTGGAAGGTCCGCAAGAACCTGGCGGCGGGGCGACCCGCTCAGGGCAGTCGCGTGCTCCACCTCGAGCAGGCCTTCCACGGACGCACCGGCTACACGATGAGCGTGACCAACACGGACCCCGTGAAGACCCTGCACTTTCCCAAGTTCGACTGGCCGCGCATTCCCGCTCCGGCCATCCACTTTCCGCGCACGGCTGAGTCCGAGGCCGACCTGGAGACGCGCGAACGGGCTGCGCTGGCTGCGGCGACTCGCGCCTTCGACGAACTGGGGCACGACATCGCCGCCATCTTGCTCGAACCGATCCAGGGCGAAGGCGGGGACAACCACTTCCGAGCGCAATTCCTCCAGGGTCTGAGGCGCCTGGCGGACGAACGCGAGGCGATGCTGATCTTCGACGAGGTGCAGACGGGCCTCGGCTTGACGGGCACTTGGTGGGCCTACGAGCACTTCGACGTGTTGCCCGACATCCTCTGTTTTGCGAAGAAGATGCAGGTGGGCGGCATCTTCGTGTCGCCGCGCGTGGAAGAGGCCGAAGGCAACGTGTTCGTCACGCCCAGCCGCATCAACAGCACTTGGGGTGCGTCGCTGACCGACATGGTGCGCTGCACTCATATCTTGGAGATCATCGTCAACGAGCAACTCCTCGACAATGCCAGCGTACGCGGCAAGGAATTGCTTCAGGGCCTGGAAGGCATCGAAGCGCGCCACCCCGGCATCGTCAGCAATGCGCGTGGCCGCGGCTTGATGTGTGCGCTCGACATGCCCAGCTCCGAAGCGCGCGGCCGGGTCGTACGCCAGTGCTTCGATGACGGTATGATCGTCTTGCCCTGCGGTAGCCACTCCGTGCGCTTCCGCCCGACGTTGACCGTGACCGAGGACGCGATTG
- a CDS encoding amidohydrolase family protein — protein sequence MAQGSRRGFLGTMLGFGLGLVAGARVAAPRACAPGPPRPLDEEEEEFVEQALGKLRRDRIWDCHVHVVGMGSGDSGCWVNPAVQSQLHALRRLRFEVYIAAAGVSDVAQADQQFVERLLALQRLANPKGKLLALAFDFAVDENGEEDRANSEFHTPNEYVLELAKRHSELVPVASVHPYRKDAVERLERAAQAGAIAVKWLPNAQGIDPASARCTPFYAALKRLGLPLITHAGEEQAVEVSGWQEFGNPLRLRHALDAGVRVVVAHCAGLGKVDDLDSPGERISAFAAFMRLFTDGAYKNVLFGDVSAMTQWSRSGPPLREIITSADLHSRLLYGSDYPLPAIDPLVSPRLLERDGYLAAGDAELCTRIYRKNPLLFDLVLKRRLRVDHRNSTFSFADSVFETASFFRPDLFAADPTTTADAPATADAPAGSAIPPASGNAPAP from the coding sequence ATGGCGCAGGGTTCGCGGCGCGGCTTTCTGGGGACGATGCTCGGCTTCGGCCTGGGTCTCGTCGCCGGAGCGCGAGTGGCCGCTCCTCGCGCCTGTGCGCCGGGGCCACCACGACCGCTGGACGAAGAGGAAGAGGAGTTCGTCGAGCAAGCCCTGGGCAAACTTCGACGCGACCGCATCTGGGACTGCCACGTGCATGTCGTCGGTATGGGCAGCGGGGACAGCGGCTGTTGGGTGAACCCCGCGGTCCAAAGCCAACTACACGCCCTGCGGCGGTTGCGCTTCGAAGTGTACATCGCCGCGGCCGGCGTCAGCGACGTCGCCCAAGCTGACCAACAGTTCGTCGAGCGCTTGCTGGCGCTGCAACGCCTGGCGAACCCCAAAGGGAAGCTGCTAGCCCTGGCCTTCGATTTCGCCGTCGACGAAAACGGCGAAGAAGACCGCGCCAACTCCGAGTTCCACACCCCAAACGAGTACGTCCTCGAGCTCGCCAAGCGGCATTCCGAGTTGGTGCCCGTGGCCAGCGTGCACCCGTACCGCAAAGACGCCGTGGAGCGGCTGGAGCGTGCAGCGCAAGCGGGCGCCATTGCCGTGAAGTGGCTACCGAACGCCCAGGGGATCGACCCCGCCTCGGCGCGCTGCACACCCTTCTACGCGGCGCTGAAACGCCTCGGGCTGCCGCTCATCACCCACGCCGGCGAAGAGCAGGCCGTAGAGGTCAGTGGCTGGCAGGAGTTCGGCAATCCGCTGCGCCTGCGACATGCCCTCGACGCAGGGGTACGCGTCGTCGTGGCGCACTGCGCAGGTCTGGGCAAGGTCGACGACCTCGACTCGCCGGGTGAGCGCATCAGCGCCTTCGCCGCGTTCATGCGCCTCTTCACTGACGGGGCGTACAAGAACGTGCTCTTCGGCGACGTCTCTGCCATGACGCAGTGGTCGCGTAGCGGCCCGCCGCTACGCGAGATCATCACCAGCGCTGATCTGCATTCGCGCTTGCTGTACGGCTCCGACTATCCCCTGCCCGCGATCGACCCCTTGGTGTCGCCGCGCTTGCTCGAGCGCGATGGCTACTTGGCCGCCGGCGACGCGGAGCTGTGCACCCGCATCTACCGCAAGAACCCGCTGCTGTTCGACTTGGTCCTCAAGCGGCGTCTGCGCGTCGACCATCGGAATTCCACCTTCAGCTTCGCTGACAGCGTGTTCGAAACTGCGAGCTTCTTTCGACCCGACCTGTTCGCCGCCGATCCGACAACGACGGCCGATGCGCCTGCGACGGCCGATGCACCGGCTGGCTCCGCAATCCCGCCAGCCTCGGGCAACGCCCCCGCCCCCTGA
- the glgA gene encoding glycogen synthase, which produces MSDAPRIALVSREFPPEVYGGAGVHVEYLARELRRLTPVTVHCFGAPRSAESVIAHGSWDALAGPAPHLAALRTLATDLSIAKALEDSELVHSHTWYANFAGHLAKLMYGAKHVMTTHSLEPRRPWKAEQLGGGYALSSFCERTAITHADQVIAVSEGMRADVLAAYPEVEAKRVSVIPNGIDLDEYQRRDEPAVLEAHGITPGSTYVIFVGRITRQKGIVHLLAAAHSLPPEVGVVLCAGEADTEQLAKEFREQYDALSASRDNVVWIEKMLPRPELIALLSRARAFVCPSVYEPFGIVNLEAMACSVPVVASAVGGIPEIVVPDETGLLVPFRPRADGFEPEDPTAFAADLASALRELCFDEGRAKRLGAAGRKRVEQRFAWSSVAAQTLATYRALLEKSR; this is translated from the coding sequence ATGAGCGACGCCCCACGGATTGCCCTCGTCAGTCGCGAATTTCCTCCCGAGGTCTACGGCGGCGCGGGCGTGCACGTCGAGTACTTGGCGCGCGAGCTGCGTCGCTTGACGCCGGTGACCGTGCACTGCTTCGGCGCGCCGCGTTCGGCCGAGAGCGTGATTGCCCACGGCAGCTGGGATGCCTTGGCGGGGCCCGCGCCGCACTTGGCGGCGCTGCGCACCTTGGCCACGGATCTGTCCATTGCCAAAGCGCTCGAAGACAGCGAACTCGTGCACAGCCACACTTGGTACGCCAACTTCGCCGGTCACCTGGCCAAGCTGATGTACGGCGCGAAGCACGTGATGACCACGCATAGCTTGGAGCCGCGGCGTCCCTGGAAGGCCGAACAACTCGGCGGCGGCTACGCCCTGTCCAGCTTCTGCGAGCGAACGGCGATCACCCATGCCGACCAAGTCATCGCCGTCTCCGAAGGCATGCGCGCGGACGTGCTCGCGGCCTACCCCGAGGTCGAGGCGAAGCGCGTGAGCGTGATCCCCAATGGCATCGATCTCGACGAGTACCAGCGACGCGACGAGCCCGCAGTCCTCGAAGCCCACGGCATCACCCCGGGCTCGACCTACGTGATCTTCGTCGGGCGCATCACGCGTCAGAAAGGCATCGTGCACTTGCTGGCCGCGGCGCATTCCCTACCCCCGGAGGTCGGCGTCGTGCTGTGCGCGGGAGAAGCGGATACGGAGCAGCTGGCGAAGGAGTTCCGCGAGCAGTACGACGCCCTCAGCGCGAGTCGCGACAACGTGGTGTGGATCGAGAAGATGCTGCCACGGCCGGAGCTCATCGCGCTGTTGAGCCGAGCGCGCGCGTTCGTCTGTCCCTCGGTCTACGAGCCTTTCGGCATCGTGAACCTGGAAGCCATGGCGTGCTCGGTGCCGGTGGTCGCCTCCGCGGTGGGCGGCATCCCGGAGATCGTCGTACCCGACGAGACAGGCCTATTGGTTCCCTTCCGACCGAGAGCCGACGGCTTCGAACCCGAAGACCCGACGGCGTTCGCAGCGGACTTGGCGAGCGCGCTCCGAGAGCTTTGCTTCGACGAGGGTCGGGCGAAGCGCCTGGGGGCCGCAGGGCGAAAACGGGTCGAGCAACGCTTTGCCTGGTCGTCCGTCGCCGCACAGACCCTGGCGACCTATCGAGCGCTACTAGAAAAATCTCGATAG
- a CDS encoding PEGA domain-containing protein, which produces MTRRQWLALALGGVGQAACMSGVGRAAVSLRLNTSRTTPGNASVYIDEEYVGPLGYVAAHGVRLPVGQHRITVQRNGYFPWDRLVEADRQPIQLNVELVPIPD; this is translated from the coding sequence GTGACGCGGCGGCAGTGGTTGGCCCTCGCCCTGGGCGGCGTGGGACAAGCGGCTTGCATGTCGGGGGTGGGCCGCGCCGCGGTGTCGTTGCGCCTGAACACGTCACGCACCACCCCCGGCAACGCTTCCGTGTACATCGACGAAGAGTACGTCGGCCCCTTGGGCTACGTGGCCGCCCACGGCGTGCGGCTGCCCGTGGGGCAACACCGCATCACGGTCCAGCGGAACGGCTACTTCCCCTGGGATCGCCTGGTGGAGGCCGATCGCCAGCCCATTCAGCTGAACGTCGAGCTGGTCCCGATCCCGGATTGA
- a CDS encoding isoaspartyl peptidase/L-asparaginase produces MKKVTSWSGGAGVGLLVHGGAGAVPAPRLMDHERGCLRAAERGMAVLAQHGSALDAVVAAVRVMEDDPCFNAGTGACLNREGGLELDASVMEGTELRAGAVCALSPHKNPILIARAVLAADEHVLYAGAGADAFAKAHGFDAVDPETMITASAREKLAQALAMGAAQSWAGGTVGAVARDARGAVAAATSTGGTAGKRIGRVGDTPLIGCGTYADDGAGAASATGHGEGIIRVVLARGAVAHMSSGASSELAARRAIENLSARVGSTAGLILIDAEGRLGWARSTETMTWGAAWLGADPQCGH; encoded by the coding sequence ATGAAGAAAGTCACGAGTTGGTCGGGGGGCGCGGGAGTCGGACTCCTGGTTCACGGCGGCGCCGGCGCCGTGCCCGCGCCTCGCCTGATGGACCACGAACGCGGGTGCCTGCGTGCCGCGGAACGGGGAATGGCAGTTCTTGCCCAGCACGGTTCGGCCTTGGACGCCGTGGTGGCTGCCGTGCGGGTGATGGAAGACGACCCGTGCTTCAACGCAGGCACCGGTGCCTGCCTCAATCGCGAGGGCGGTCTCGAACTCGACGCCAGCGTGATGGAAGGCACGGAGCTGCGCGCGGGGGCGGTGTGCGCGCTGTCTCCTCACAAAAACCCGATCCTCATCGCGCGCGCCGTGCTCGCCGCCGACGAACACGTCTTGTACGCGGGCGCGGGTGCAGATGCTTTTGCCAAAGCGCACGGCTTCGACGCCGTGGACCCCGAGACGATGATCACCGCTTCGGCACGCGAGAAGCTCGCGCAGGCGCTCGCGATGGGCGCGGCGCAGAGCTGGGCCGGCGGCACGGTTGGCGCGGTCGCGCGCGACGCGCGCGGCGCAGTTGCGGCGGCGACCAGCACCGGCGGCACCGCGGGTAAACGTATTGGTCGCGTGGGCGACACGCCGCTCATCGGCTGCGGCACCTACGCGGATGACGGCGCGGGAGCGGCGTCGGCGACGGGACACGGCGAAGGCATCATCCGCGTCGTGCTGGCGCGTGGCGCGGTCGCGCACATGTCGTCGGGCGCTTCCTCAGAGCTGGCGGCTCGGCGTGCGATCGAGAACCTCTCGGCGCGTGTTGGATCCACGGCCGGTCTGATTCTGATCGACGCCGAGGGGCGTCTGGGGTGGGCGCGCAGCACCGAGACCATGACCTGGGGGGCGGCCTGGCTGGGAGCGGACCCGCAGTGCGGGCACTAG
- the glgC gene encoding glucose-1-phosphate adenylyltransferase yields MLDSRDRVLGVVLAGGEGQRLAPLTADRAKPAVPFGGVYRLIDFALSNLVNAGVLRIAVLTQYKSHSLDKHLAQTWRMSPLFGNYVMSVPAQMRLGRRWFEGSADAIYQNLNLVTDEAPDYICVFGADHIYRFDPSQMLDAHKKSGAGVTVAGIRVPLCEASRFGIIEPGPDGRILRFREKPSDAEGLQHAPDQVLASMGNYVFSREVLVNAVREDAEREGSRHDMGGDIITTLVEKGDAAVYDFSDNVIPGSTERDRGYWRDVGTLDSYYEAQLDLISVHPIFNLYNEQWPIHTWYGSLPPAKFVFDEDGRRGSALDSIVAPGVIIAGGGVRRSVLSPGVRVDSGANVSGAVLMHDVHVGEGARIERAILDKGAVVQPGARIGLDPERDAQRGFTISEGGVVVVKKGSVVEP; encoded by the coding sequence ATGCTGGATTCGCGGGATCGGGTGCTCGGAGTTGTACTGGCGGGCGGCGAGGGGCAACGCTTGGCGCCGCTGACTGCCGACCGAGCCAAGCCCGCCGTCCCCTTCGGGGGCGTGTACCGCTTGATCGACTTCGCGCTGTCCAATCTGGTGAACGCAGGAGTGCTGCGCATCGCCGTGCTCACGCAGTACAAGAGCCACAGCCTCGACAAGCACCTGGCTCAGACTTGGCGCATGTCCCCACTTTTCGGCAACTACGTCATGAGCGTACCGGCGCAGATGCGACTGGGTCGACGTTGGTTCGAAGGCTCCGCCGACGCGATCTACCAGAACCTGAACCTGGTGACGGACGAGGCGCCCGACTACATCTGTGTGTTCGGCGCGGACCACATCTACCGCTTCGACCCGTCGCAGATGCTCGATGCGCACAAGAAGAGCGGCGCCGGCGTGACGGTCGCCGGCATTCGCGTACCGCTGTGCGAAGCGTCTCGGTTCGGAATCATCGAACCGGGCCCCGACGGCCGCATCCTGCGCTTTCGTGAGAAGCCCTCGGACGCCGAAGGCCTGCAACACGCCCCGGACCAAGTGCTGGCGTCCATGGGCAACTACGTGTTTTCGCGCGAGGTGCTGGTGAATGCGGTGCGCGAGGATGCCGAACGCGAAGGCAGTCGACACGACATGGGCGGCGACATCATCACCACGCTGGTCGAAAAGGGGGACGCCGCGGTCTACGACTTCTCCGACAACGTGATTCCCGGCAGTACCGAGCGAGATCGGGGCTACTGGCGCGACGTCGGAACCCTCGACAGCTACTACGAAGCGCAGCTGGATCTGATCAGCGTTCACCCGATCTTCAACCTCTACAACGAGCAATGGCCCATCCACACCTGGTACGGCTCGCTGCCGCCGGCGAAGTTCGTCTTCGACGAAGACGGGCGACGTGGTTCGGCCCTGGACTCCATCGTGGCACCGGGCGTGATCATCGCCGGGGGCGGAGTGCGACGTTCGGTGCTCTCTCCCGGCGTGCGCGTCGATAGCGGCGCGAACGTGTCGGGCGCCGTCCTGATGCACGACGTGCACGTGGGTGAAGGTGCGCGTATCGAGCGCGCCATCCTCGACAAGGGCGCGGTGGTGCAGCCCGGCGCGCGCATCGGCCTCGACCCGGAGCGGGACGCCCAACGCGGTTTCACCATCAGTGAAGGTGGCGTCGTCGTGGTCAAAAAGGGTAGCGTCGTCGAACCATGA
- the guaA gene encoding glutamine-hydrolyzing GMP synthase codes for MSSRDLVLILDYGSQYTQLIARRVRECHVYCEIHPGTMSLEDVRALAPRAIILSGGPDSVYSDTSPKSDPGIFELGLPLLGICYGQQLMAHQLGGRVEGSSHREYGPARLKVTANEGIFAPFAAGEELAVWMSHGDKLTEPPPGFVGIGASGSAPLAAIADTKRNLFGIQFHPEVAHTPRGLEVLRAFLFDVAQLSPSWTPGSFVDDAVGRVSERVGPQERAILGLSGGVDSSVAAVLCHRALGDRLVCIFVDNGLLRAGERENVEHTMRQSFHLNLVVVDARKRFLDALAGVTDPEKKRKIIGHVFIDVFDEHAARVEGAKYLVQGTLYPDVIESVSVKGPSAVIKSHHNVGGLPERMKLSLIEPLRELFKDEVRQVGDALGMPHDVLWRQPFPGPGLAVRCLGELTEARLDTLRAADAIVDEEIRAAGLYESVWQSFAVLLPVRSVGVMGDDRTYEETCIVRAVQSSDGMTADWARLPHDLLATISARIINEVAGINRVAYDISSKPPATIEWE; via the coding sequence ATGTCCAGTCGCGACCTGGTTCTGATTCTCGACTACGGCTCCCAGTACACGCAGCTCATCGCGCGACGAGTGCGCGAGTGCCACGTCTATTGCGAGATTCACCCCGGCACGATGAGTCTCGAGGACGTGCGTGCGCTGGCACCGCGCGCGATCATCCTGTCGGGTGGACCAGACTCCGTCTATTCCGACACCTCGCCCAAGAGCGACCCTGGCATCTTCGAGCTAGGCCTGCCGCTGCTCGGCATTTGCTACGGACAGCAGCTGATGGCGCATCAGCTCGGCGGGCGGGTGGAAGGGTCGTCTCACCGCGAGTACGGGCCTGCTCGGCTGAAGGTCACGGCCAACGAGGGCATCTTCGCGCCCTTTGCCGCGGGAGAGGAACTGGCCGTGTGGATGAGCCACGGCGACAAGCTGACGGAACCGCCGCCGGGATTCGTCGGGATCGGCGCAAGTGGTTCGGCGCCCCTCGCCGCCATCGCCGACACGAAGCGCAACCTCTTCGGCATCCAGTTTCACCCCGAGGTTGCCCACACGCCGCGCGGCCTGGAGGTTCTGCGCGCGTTCTTGTTCGACGTGGCGCAGCTCTCGCCCAGCTGGACCCCGGGGTCCTTCGTGGACGACGCCGTCGGCCGCGTCAGCGAGCGCGTCGGCCCCCAAGAGCGCGCCATTCTGGGCCTGAGCGGCGGCGTGGATTCTTCCGTCGCGGCGGTGCTGTGTCACAGGGCCCTGGGCGACCGACTGGTCTGCATCTTCGTCGACAATGGCCTGCTGCGTGCGGGTGAGCGGGAGAACGTCGAGCACACGATGCGGCAGAGCTTCCACCTGAATCTGGTGGTGGTGGATGCGCGCAAACGCTTCTTGGACGCCCTGGCTGGCGTGACCGACCCGGAGAAGAAGCGCAAGATCATCGGCCACGTGTTCATCGACGTCTTCGACGAACACGCGGCGCGCGTAGAGGGCGCCAAATACTTGGTGCAAGGCACGCTCTACCCCGACGTGATCGAGAGCGTCAGCGTGAAGGGACCGAGCGCGGTGATCAAGAGTCACCACAACGTCGGTGGCCTTCCGGAGCGGATGAAGCTGAGTCTGATCGAGCCCCTGCGAGAGCTGTTCAAAGACGAGGTTCGCCAGGTCGGTGACGCCTTGGGTATGCCCCACGACGTGCTGTGGCGGCAGCCTTTTCCCGGGCCCGGCCTCGCGGTCCGCTGTCTGGGCGAGCTCACCGAGGCACGACTCGACACCCTCCGCGCGGCCGACGCGATCGTCGACGAGGAGATCCGCGCCGCCGGGCTCTACGAGTCGGTGTGGCAATCCTTCGCCGTGCTGCTTCCCGTGCGCAGCGTGGGTGTGATGGGCGATGACCGCACCTACGAAGAAACGTGCATCGTTCGCGCCGTGCAGTCCAGTGACGGCATGACCGCGGATTGGGCTCGTCTCCCGCACGATCTGTTGGCCACCATCTCGGCACGCATCATCAACGAGGTCGCGGGCATCAACCGGGTCGCCTACGACATCAGCAGCAAGCCCCCGGCCACCATCGAATGGGAGTGA